The proteins below come from a single Osmerus mordax isolate fOsmMor3 chromosome 3, fOsmMor3.pri, whole genome shotgun sequence genomic window:
- the LOC136938560 gene encoding uncharacterized protein encodes MDTPLQFTGGPLPDLRVKQERMESPAPSCLSVKSEMSMDTPLQFTGGTLPDLRVLKRRMESPAPSCLSVKSEMSMDPPLQFTGGPLPDLRVKQERMESPAPSCLSVKSEMSMDTPLQFTGGTLPDLRVLKRRMESPAPSCLSVKSEMSMDPPLQFTGGPLPDLRVKQERMEPPAPSCLSVKSEMSMDTPLKFRDGSLYDISASLLTEDQFRCSVCSEALREPVSIPCGHSYCRQCISTYWAQPSLEGYYVCPECSKRFCTLPELSINTALARVLQAFQQSGYSPALPAQTYARAGDVPCDLCPGPKHRAVKSCLTCSASYCEGHVRQHYTVPALQRHLLAEVRGDQTHTDQPDRTMKMEDLKEEETMEVETEEETEKAKSFSTCTQLWKIESERECSRVKQERMDSPAPSCLSVKSEMSMDTPLQFTGGTLPDLRVLKRRMESPAPSCLSVKSEMSMDTPLQFTGGPLPDLRVKQERMESPAPSCLSVKSEMSMDPPLQFRDGSLYDISASLLTEDQFRCSVCSEALMEPVSIPCGHSYCRQCISTYWAQPSLEGYYVCPECSKRFCTLPELSINTALARVLQAFQQAGYSPALPAQTYAGAGDVPCDLCPGPKHRAVKSCLTCSASYCEGHVRQHYTVPALQRHLLAEVRGDQTHTDQPDRTMKMEDLKEGHEHKMEEGLDDESNSQAAAATQSPGDSRRLSIQRCIQSLVHACQCRNANCSLPSCQKMKRVVQHTKGCKRKTSGGCPICKQLIALCCYHAKHCQENKCPVPFCLNIKHKLRQQQLQHRLQQAQMLRRRIASMQRVGQPAGGGGPVGGLPSPGNNGTTAPSTPTSVGTQPPTPQTPTQPSSLPPGPQPGMGPSPGAGPQQGQLQQGQQGGGMPPQHHMHHQFQQQMQQGGGGMMSSPQQQQQQQMMPQVQQQQNQNQAPNPQQLQHPNSLPPYANRPPGSSPLHPQSQGKPGLGPATPPQQQPQATQQQPTPGQVSMPGQQQQPQSGPPPAAVEIAMKIQQVADAQRKMALQRQAAQAAGMMVLQFI; translated from the exons ATGGATACACCCTTACAGTTCACAGGAGGGCCTCTTCCTGATCTGAG AGTGAAACAAGAGAGAATGGAGTCTCCGGctcccagctgtctgtctgtgaagagTGAGATGTCTATGGATACACCCTTACAGTTCACAGGAGGAACTCTTCCTGATCTGAG GGTCCTAAAGAGGAGAATGGAGTCTCCTGctcccagctgtctgtctgtgaagagTGAGATGTCTATGGATCCACCCTTACAGTTCACAGGAGGGCCTCTTCCTGATCTGAG AGTGAAACAAGAGAGAATGGAGTCTCCTGctcccagctgtctgtctgtgaagagTGAGATGTCTATGGATACACCCTTACAGTTCACAGGAGGAACTCTTCCTGATCTGAG GGTCCTAAAGAGGAGAATGGAGTCTCCTGctcccagctgtctgtctgtgaagagTGAGATGTCTATGGATCCACCCTTACAGTTCACAGGAGGGCCTCTTCCTGATCTGAG AGTGAAACAAGAGAGAATGGAGCCTCCTGctcccagctgtctgtctgtgaagagTGAGATGTCTATGGATACACCCTTAAAGTTCAGAGATGGCTCACTGTATGATATCAG TGCCAGTCTGCTGACTGAGGACCAGTTCCGATGTTCCGTGTGTTCTGAGGCTCTGAGGGAGCCGGTCTCCATCCCCTGTGGCCACAGTTACTGCAGACAGTGCATCAGTACCTACtgggcccagcccagcctagagGGATACTATGTGTGCCCTGAGTGCAGTAAGAGATTCTGCACCCTGCCTGAGCTCTCCATTAACACAGCCTTGGCCAGGGTGCTCCAGGCTTTCCAGCAGTCAGGTTacagccctgccctccctgcccagaCCTACGCAAGGGCGGGGGATGTACCCTGTGATCTCTGCCCTGGGCCCAAGCACAGAGCCGTCAAGTCCTGCCTGACCTGTAGCGCCTCCTACTGTGAGGGTCACGTCAGACAGCACTACACGGTCCCAGCACTGCAGAGACACCTCCTGGCAGAGGTCAggggagaccagacacacacagaccagccgGACAGAACCATGAAGATGGAGGACCTCAAAGAG GAGGAGACTATGGAAGTAGAGActgaagaggaaacagagaag GCCAAAAGCTTTTCAACATGTACCCAACTTTGGAAAattgagtcagagagagaatgtaGCAG AGTGAAACAAGAGAGAATGGACTCTCCTGctcccagctgtctgtctgtgaagagTGAGATGTCTATGGATACACCCTTACAGTTCACAGGAGGAACTCTTCCTGATCTGAG GGTCCTAAAGAGGAGAATGGAGTCTCCTGctcccagctgtctgtctgtgaagagTGAGATGTCTATGGATACACCCTTACAGTTCACAGGAGGGCCTCTTCCTGATCTGAG AGTGAAACAAGAGAGAATGGAGTCTCCTGctcccagctgtctgtctgtgaagagTGAGATGTCTATGGATCCACCCTTACAGTTCAGAGATGGCTCACTGTATGATATCAG TGCCAGTTTGCTGACTGAGGACCAGTTCCGATGTTCCGTGTGTTCTGAGGCTCTGATGGAGCCGGTCTCCATCCCCTGTGGCCACAGTTACTGCAGACAGTGCATCAGTACCTACtgggcccagcccagcctagagGGATACTATGTGTGCCCTGAGTGCAGTAAGAGATTCTGCACCCTGCCTGAGCTCTCCATTAACACAGCCTTGGCCAGGGTGCTCCAGGCTTTCCAGCAGGCAGGTTacagccctgccctccctgcccagaCCTACGCAGGGGCGGGGGATGTACCCTGTGATCTCTGCCCTGGGCCCAAGCACAGAGCCGTCAAGTCCTGCCTGACCTGTAGCGCCTCCTACTGTGAGGGTCACGTCAGACAGCACTACACGGTCCCAGCACTGCAGAGACACCTCCTGGCAGAGGTCAggggagaccagacacacacagaccagccgGATAGAACCATGAAGATGGAGGACCTCAAAGAG GGCCATGAGCACAAGAtggaggagggtctggacgACGAGAGCAACAGCCAGGCCGCCGCTGCCACCCAGAGCCCTGGAGACTCGCGCCGCCTCAGCATCCAGCGCTGCATCCAGTCCCTGGTCCACGCCTGCCAGTGCCGCAACGCCAACTGCTCGCTGCCGTCCTGCCAGAAGATGAAGCGCGTGGTGCAGCACACCAAGGGCTGCAAGCGCAAGACCAGCGGAGGCTGCCCCATCTGCAAGCAGCTGATCGCCCTGTGCTGCTACCACGCCAAGCACTGCCAGGAGAACAAGTGCCCTGTGCCCTTCTGCCTCAACATCAAGCACAAGCTgaggcagcagcagctgcagcaccGCCTCCAGCAGGCCCAgatgctgaggaggaggattgCCAGCATGCAGAGGGTAGGCCAGCCGGCCGGGGGAGGAGGCCCCGTGGGAGGGCTGccctccccggggaacaacggtaccacagcccccagcacccccacctCGGTGGGGACCCAGCCCCCGACGCCCCAGACCCCTACACAGCCCAGCAGTCTACCTCCAGGCCCACAGCCAGGGATGGGCCCCAGCCCCGGGGCCGGGCCCCAACAAGGACAGCTCCAGCAGGGGCAGCAAGGTGGAGGCATGCCCCCCCAGCACCACATGCACCACCAGTTCCAGCAGCAGATGCAACAGGGCGGAGGAGGTATGATGAGCTctccacagcagcagcaacagcagcagatgATGCCCCAGGTCCAACAGCAGCAAAACCAGAACCAGGCCCCCAAccctcagcagctgcagcacCCCAACAGCCTGCCCCCCTACGCCAACAGACCCCCagggtcctctcctctccacccccagtcccaggGCAAGCCTGGGCTGGGCCCAGCCACCCCTCCGCAGCAGCAGCCCCAGGCCACCCAGCAGCAGCCCACCCCAGGCCAGGTCTCCATGCCTgggcagcaacagcagccccagTCCGGCCCACCTCCGGCAGCCGTGGAAATCGCCATGAAGATCCAACAGGTGGCAGACGCCCAGAGGAAGAtggcactgcagaggcaggcgGCCCAGGCTGCGGGTATGATGGTTCTACAATTtatttga